One window of Globicephala melas chromosome 2, mGloMel1.2, whole genome shotgun sequence genomic DNA carries:
- the LYSET gene encoding lysosomal enzyme trafficking factor isoform X2, whose product MMNFRQRMGWIGVGLYLLASAAAFYYVFEINETYNRLALEHIQQHPEEPLEGTTWTHSLKARLLSLPFWFWTVIFLIPYLQMFLFLYSCTRADPKTMGYCIIPICLAVICNRHQAFVKASNQISRLQLIDT is encoded by the coding sequence ATGATGAACTTCCGTCAGCGTATGGGATGGATTGGAGTGGGATTGTATCTGTTAGCAAGTGCAGCAGCATTTTACTATGTTTTTGAAATCAACGAGACTTACAATAGGCTGGCCTTGGAACACATTCAGCAGCACCCAGAGGAGCCCCTTGAAGGAACCACATGGACACACTCCTTGAAAGCTCGGTTACTCtccctgcctttctggttttGGACAGTTATTTTTCTGATACCTTACTTGCAGatgtttttgttcctttattcttGTACAAGAGCTGACCCCAAAACGATGGGCTACTGTATTATTCCCATATGCTTGGCAGTTATATGCAATCGCCACCAGGCATTTGTCAAGGCTTCTAATCAGATCAGCAGACTACAACTGATTGATACATAA
- the GON7 gene encoding EKC/KEOPS complex subunit GON7 produces the protein MELLAEYVGQDGQRQQLRVPCEAPGVADPFQGLLSGVAKMRELVTNLLGSPVQREAQDRVAAAPEKALDGDDEDDAEDENNVDNRTNSDGPSAKRPKTPT, from the exons ATGGAGTTGTTGGCCGAGTACGTCGGGCAGGACGGGCAGCGACAGCAGCTACGGGTGCCCTGTGAGGCGCCGGGCGTCGCCGACCCTTTCCAGGGCTTGTTGTCGGGCGTGGCTAAGATGAGGGAGCTGGTGACCAACCTCCTCGGCTCCCCGGTACAGCGGGAAGCACAGGACCGGGTGGCGGCGGCTCCAGAGAAGGCGTTGGACG gtgatgatgaagatgatgcaGAAGATGAAAATAACGTTGATAACAGAACTAACTCAGATGGACCCTCTGCAAAACGGCCAAAAACACCAACTTAA